One genomic window of Sodaliphilus pleomorphus includes the following:
- a CDS encoding MATE family efflux transporter, protein MAQSNTIDMLHGPLLKKILVFAMPLAASSILQQLFNSTDVAVVGQFSSHQALAAVGSNGPIINLIVSLLIGLSVGSNVVIANNIGAGNKAGVKRAAGTTMVVAAAGGLLMMIVGQFLARPMLELVDTPPDVIDLATLYLRILFCGMPLVTVYNFGAAILRSKGDTRRPLYILLLAGFINTGLNLVFVIVLHMSVAGVAIATVIANAVSALLVVRLLLHEEEPFRLRPGELGIDMGELKRIMRIGLPAGLQGMVFSISNVCLLSAINGFGSVASAGSAACLNFEMYSYFLINCCGAAATTFVGQNYAAGKLDRCHRVFAICMGLSVASCGLGVAIFTWQSGPCLSIFSTDRAVIAYGVTRMHWVLAWQWLASSYEIAGACMRGMGHSTQPALLTVFGTCILRLVWVFAVSPHYHDFGILLAAYPISWVITGTMVIWAYVVVARKARKRLTASLPALDK, encoded by the coding sequence ATGGCACAATCCAACACGATCGACATGCTGCACGGCCCGCTCTTGAAGAAGATTCTCGTCTTCGCCATGCCGCTGGCTGCCAGCAGCATCTTGCAGCAACTCTTCAACTCGACCGACGTGGCCGTGGTGGGACAGTTCTCCAGCCACCAGGCACTGGCGGCCGTGGGCAGCAACGGCCCCATCATCAACCTGATCGTGTCGTTGCTCATAGGCCTCTCGGTAGGAAGCAATGTGGTGATTGCCAACAACATCGGGGCAGGCAACAAGGCGGGGGTGAAGCGAGCGGCGGGCACCACCATGGTGGTTGCGGCGGCCGGAGGCCTGCTCATGATGATCGTGGGCCAATTCCTGGCCCGCCCCATGCTGGAGCTGGTCGACACGCCGCCCGACGTGATCGACCTGGCCACGCTCTACCTGCGCATCTTGTTTTGCGGCATGCCGCTCGTCACGGTCTACAACTTCGGGGCTGCCATCTTGCGCAGCAAGGGCGACACGCGGCGGCCGCTCTACATCTTGCTGCTGGCCGGCTTCATCAACACGGGGCTCAACCTGGTGTTTGTGATCGTGCTGCACATGAGTGTGGCCGGCGTGGCCATTGCCACCGTGATAGCCAACGCCGTGAGCGCCCTGCTGGTGGTGCGCCTCCTGCTACACGAGGAGGAGCCCTTCAGGCTGCGCCCGGGTGAGCTCGGCATCGACATGGGCGAGCTCAAGCGCATCATGCGCATCGGGCTTCCGGCCGGACTGCAGGGCATGGTGTTCAGCATCTCCAACGTGTGCCTGCTCTCGGCCATCAACGGCTTCGGCTCGGTGGCCTCGGCAGGCAGCGCGGCCTGTCTCAACTTTGAAATGTACAGTTATTTCCTCATCAACTGCTGTGGGGCGGCGGCCACCACCTTTGTGGGGCAGAACTATGCTGCCGGCAAGCTCGACCGCTGCCACCGCGTGTTTGCCATTTGCATGGGGCTCAGCGTGGCCTCGTGCGGGCTGGGAGTGGCCATCTTCACCTGGCAGTCGGGGCCGTGCCTGAGCATTTTCTCGACCGACCGGGCTGTGATAGCCTATGGCGTGACACGCATGCACTGGGTGCTGGCCTGGCAGTGGCTGGCCAGCAGTTATGAGATAGCCGGAGCCTGCATGAGGGGCATGGGCCACTCGACCCAGCCGGCACTGCTCACGGTGTTTGGCACGTGCATCCTGCGCCTGGTGTGGGTGTTTGCCGTGAGTCCACACTACCACGACTTCGGCATCCTGCTGGCGGCCTACCCCATCTCGTGGGTGATCACGGGCACCATGGTGATATGGGCCTATGTGGTCGTGGCGCGCAAGGCGCGCAAGCGCCTCACGGCTTCGCTTCCAGCTCTTGATAAATAG
- a CDS encoding IS1380-like element IS612 family transposase, with protein MAKIQIKSEKLTPFGGIFSIMEKFDSMLSPVIDSTLGQRCSSIFGYQFSEIVRSLMSVYFCGGSCVEDVTSQLMRHLSYHPTLRTCSSDTILRAIKELTQENISYTSDQGKTYDFNTADKLNTLLINALVSTGELKEIEEYDVDFDHQFLETEKYDAKPTYKKFLGYRPGVYVIGDKIVYIENSDGNTNVRFHQADTHKRFFALLESQNIRVNRFRADCGSCSKEIVSEIEKHCKHFYIRANRCSSLYNDIFALRGWKTEEINGIQFELNSILVEKWEGKCYRLVIQRQRRNSGDLDLWEGEYTYRCILTNDYKSSTRDIVEFYNLRGGKERIFDDMNNGFGWSRLPKSFMAENTVFLLLTALIHNFYKTIMSRLDTKAFGLKKTSRIKAFVFRFISVPAKWIMTARQYVLNIYTENRAYAKPFKTEFG; from the coding sequence ATGGCAAAAATACAAATTAAATCTGAGAAACTCACACCTTTTGGAGGAATTTTTTCAATCATGGAGAAATTTGACTCCATGCTTTCACCCGTTATCGACTCAACACTGGGTCAGAGATGCAGCAGTATCTTCGGATATCAGTTCAGCGAGATAGTCCGTTCGCTGATGAGCGTTTATTTCTGTGGCGGCTCATGCGTGGAAGACGTAACGTCACAACTGATGCGCCATCTCTCGTATCATCCTACCCTTCGTACATGCAGCTCTGATACCATCCTCAGAGCCATCAAGGAACTGACACAGGAAAACATCTCCTATACTTCCGACCAAGGCAAGACCTATGATTTCAATACTGCAGACAAACTCAACACATTGCTTATAAACGCTTTGGTTTCTACAGGCGAGTTGAAGGAAATTGAGGAATACGATGTTGACTTTGACCATCAGTTCCTTGAAACGGAGAAGTATGATGCAAAACCGACCTACAAAAAGTTCCTCGGCTACAGGCCTGGCGTATATGTTATCGGTGACAAGATAGTCTATATCGAGAACAGCGATGGTAACACGAATGTGCGTTTTCATCAGGCAGACACCCATAAGAGATTCTTCGCTCTTCTGGAATCCCAGAACATCCGTGTAAATCGCTTCAGGGCAGACTGCGGTTCCTGCTCGAAGGAAATCGTCAGTGAGATAGAGAAGCATTGCAAACATTTCTACATCCGTGCCAACCGATGCAGTTCGCTCTACAATGACATCTTTGCTCTGAGAGGATGGAAGACGGAGGAGATTAACGGCATCCAGTTCGAACTCAATTCCATTCTCGTTGAGAAATGGGAAGGCAAGTGCTATCGTCTTGTCATCCAGAGACAAAGACGCAACAGTGGCGACCTTGACCTGTGGGAAGGCGAATACACTTACCGTTGTATTCTGACCAACGATTACAAGTCATCGACAAGGGACATTGTTGAATTCTACAATCTGCGTGGCGGCAAGGAACGTATCTTTGACGACATGAACAACGGATTCGGTTGGAGCAGGCTCCCCAAGTCATTCATGGCGGAGAATACTGTCTTTCTTCTGCTTACTGCATTGATACACAATTTCTACAAGACCATCATGAGCAGGCTTGACACCAAGGCTTTTGGGCTCAAGAAAACGAGTCGCATAAAGGCTTTTGTCTTCAGATTCATCTCCGTACCTGCCAAGTGGATCATGACTGCAAGGCAATACGTGCTGAATATCTACACAGAGAACCGAGCTTATGCAAAACCCTTCAAAACAGAATTCGGATAA
- a CDS encoding SusC/RagA family TonB-linked outer membrane protein — protein MKKQCVLLASLLLACGLPAGLTTMSPSVGFTAMAQSHSGKVTGIVRDANGEPLIGATVKVKGTSVATATDVDGKYTIKAAPGSTLVISYIGNKPMEVPVTGSTVDVQMMSNTTNLDEVVVTALGIKKDKKALGYAVDDINSEELMKNKNTNAINSLSGKIAGVNITQSSGAAGAGSQIILRGGTSGSENRDNQPLFVVDGVIYDNSATIVGNSAFDGSMASATTSSNRVMDINPEDIENMSVLKGPAASALYGSRAANGVVIITTKKGKEGRVEINLNANYITSWVRDLPEQQKTYRRGYMEDQYDADKNYTGTVFNDFSYSSWGDRIPEGTPTYDNPGDFFKTAGVWDTNLSVSGGTKNSNFYLSGSFYDQDGVVPTTGYTKTTFRFNGEQKYKIFTFGANAAYSDARTTKTLTGAALYGSQGTGALYGVYNWSPTSDMRHYLNEDGTRYRMFGTRLDPWDETDNPYWLVNKNKMTDNTERFTGNFSVKADLASWWWVSYRMGVDSYTTEMNNRIAAGGAIKQVWQNGMLSMNSMKYRYLSTNLMSNWNKQLGDFNLNLMLGTSTDYTKIRSDYEMAWNFAISDFYSPSSTSSDYTKFKHALSRKRLVALFGEFRADWRNANFFTYTGRNDWTSTLPKDNRSYYYQSFSGSIAFTELMRESMPEWFTFGKLRASWAEVGKDTNPYETATYLWPVGTYLNGTVGVGNTWSRGNPFLKPEKTRSFEIGLETRFLQNRLKFDIAYYNNKSYNQILSPRGPQSTGYIFCSINAGDVYNKGLEISLSGTPVKTADFTWETGINAAGNRGTMKNLPKGMDIMYVTDVQYGSAKAATFSGGDFMAIAGTKWARVSDKESPYYGQLILDKNGMPTRDNGTYEVGNRESKFTGGWNNTFTYKNWSLNMLWEFRVGGDVFNGTKYATTMTGVSKFSADVRSQDLSVAGVVQTGVDKDKKPIYEPMSHTWSPDQTYAFNGVTMSGYNIIQSYYTGYYNYETANWITKVNSLRLRSLSLSYNVPGEWLAQHMKFVKRASLTATATNLLLFTNYDGDPEVAAAGAGRGGSSSVGFDYCGVPATSSFAFGVNLTF, from the coding sequence ATGAAAAAGCAATGTGTTTTGCTGGCTTCGCTATTACTGGCGTGTGGCCTGCCTGCTGGACTGACGACAATGTCGCCCAGCGTGGGCTTCACGGCAATGGCGCAAAGCCATAGTGGTAAAGTGACTGGTATCGTGCGAGATGCCAATGGAGAACCGTTGATAGGTGCAACCGTGAAGGTGAAAGGCACCAGCGTGGCAACAGCTACCGATGTCGACGGCAAGTACACGATCAAGGCAGCACCAGGCAGCACACTGGTGATTTCCTACATAGGCAACAAGCCCATGGAGGTGCCAGTGACTGGCTCTACAGTCGATGTGCAGATGATGTCTAACACGACCAACCTCGACGAGGTGGTGGTGACGGCTCTCGGCATCAAGAAAGACAAGAAAGCCCTGGGCTATGCAGTCGACGACATCAACTCGGAAGAGCTGATGAAGAACAAGAACACCAATGCCATCAACTCGCTCTCGGGCAAGATTGCCGGTGTCAACATCACCCAGTCGAGCGGTGCAGCAGGTGCAGGCTCGCAAATCATCTTGCGCGGCGGTACCTCGGGTTCGGAGAACCGCGACAACCAGCCGCTGTTTGTGGTCGACGGTGTGATCTACGACAACTCGGCCACCATTGTGGGTAACTCGGCCTTCGACGGCTCGATGGCCAGCGCCACCACCTCGTCGAACCGCGTGATGGATATCAACCCCGAGGACATTGAGAACATGAGCGTGCTCAAGGGCCCGGCCGCATCGGCACTCTATGGCAGCCGCGCTGCCAACGGCGTGGTGATCATCACCACCAAGAAGGGTAAGGAAGGCCGCGTCGAGATCAACCTCAATGCCAACTACATCACCAGCTGGGTGCGCGACCTGCCCGAGCAGCAGAAGACCTACAGGCGTGGTTACATGGAAGATCAGTATGATGCCGACAAGAATTACACGGGCACCGTGTTTAACGACTTCTCCTACAGCTCTTGGGGCGATCGCATACCCGAGGGCACTCCCACCTACGACAACCCCGGCGACTTCTTCAAGACCGCCGGCGTGTGGGATACCAACCTGAGCGTGAGCGGCGGCACCAAAAACAGCAACTTCTACCTCTCGGGTTCCTTCTACGACCAGGATGGCGTGGTGCCCACCACGGGCTACACCAAGACCACCTTCCGCTTCAACGGCGAGCAGAAGTACAAGATATTCACCTTCGGGGCCAATGCCGCCTACAGCGACGCACGCACCACCAAGACCCTGACCGGTGCAGCCCTCTACGGCTCGCAAGGCACCGGTGCCCTCTATGGTGTGTACAACTGGAGTCCCACCAGCGACATGCGCCACTATCTCAACGAGGACGGCACGCGCTACCGCATGTTTGGCACCCGTCTCGACCCGTGGGATGAGACCGACAACCCCTACTGGCTTGTGAACAAGAACAAGATGACCGACAATACTGAGCGCTTCACCGGCAACTTCAGCGTCAAGGCCGACCTGGCCAGCTGGTGGTGGGTGAGCTACCGCATGGGTGTGGACTCCTATACCACCGAGATGAACAACCGCATCGCTGCAGGCGGCGCCATCAAGCAGGTGTGGCAAAACGGCATGCTCTCGATGAACTCGATGAAGTACCGCTACCTGTCGACCAACTTGATGAGCAACTGGAACAAGCAGCTGGGCGACTTCAACCTCAACCTGATGCTGGGCACCAGCACCGACTACACCAAGATACGCAGCGACTATGAGATGGCTTGGAACTTTGCAATATCTGATTTCTACTCGCCCTCCTCAACGAGTAGCGACTACACCAAGTTCAAGCACGCCTTGAGCCGCAAGCGCCTTGTGGCTTTGTTTGGCGAGTTCCGTGCCGACTGGCGCAACGCCAACTTCTTCACCTATACTGGCCGCAACGACTGGACCAGCACGCTGCCCAAGGACAACCGCAGCTACTACTACCAGAGCTTCAGCGGGTCGATTGCCTTCACCGAGCTCATGCGCGAGAGCATGCCCGAGTGGTTCACCTTCGGCAAGCTGCGTGCCAGCTGGGCCGAGGTGGGTAAGGACACCAACCCCTATGAGACCGCTACCTACTTGTGGCCTGTGGGTACCTACTTGAACGGAACGGTGGGCGTGGGCAACACCTGGAGCCGTGGCAACCCATTCTTGAAGCCTGAGAAGACCCGCTCGTTTGAGATCGGTCTTGAGACGCGCTTCTTGCAGAACCGCCTGAAATTTGACATTGCCTACTACAACAACAAGTCCTACAACCAGATTCTGAGCCCCCGCGGCCCGCAATCTACGGGCTACATCTTCTGCTCGATCAATGCTGGCGACGTCTACAACAAGGGTCTCGAGATCAGCCTGAGCGGCACTCCCGTCAAGACTGCCGACTTCACCTGGGAGACGGGCATCAACGCTGCCGGCAACCGCGGCACCATGAAGAACCTGCCTAAGGGCATGGACATCATGTATGTGACCGATGTGCAATATGGTAGTGCTAAGGCAGCCACCTTCTCGGGAGGCGACTTCATGGCCATTGCAGGCACCAAGTGGGCTCGCGTGAGCGACAAGGAGAGCCCCTACTACGGCCAGCTCATCCTCGACAAGAACGGCATGCCCACGAGGGATAATGGTACCTACGAGGTAGGTAACCGCGAGAGCAAGTTCACTGGCGGCTGGAACAACACCTTCACCTACAAGAACTGGAGCCTCAACATGCTGTGGGAATTCCGCGTGGGCGGTGATGTGTTCAACGGCACCAAGTATGCTACAACGATGACCGGCGTGAGCAAGTTCTCGGCCGATGTGCGCAGCCAGGACCTCTCGGTGGCTGGCGTGGTGCAAACGGGTGTCGACAAGGACAAAAAGCCCATTTATGAGCCTATGTCGCACACATGGAGCCCCGATCAGACCTATGCATTCAACGGTGTGACCATGAGTGGTTACAACATCATCCAGAGCTACTACACGGGTTACTACAACTATGAGACAGCCAACTGGATCACCAAGGTCAACAGCCTGCGTCTGCGCTCGCTCTCGCTGAGCTACAACGTGCCTGGCGAGTGGCTGGCACAGCACATGAAGTTTGTGAAGCGTGCATCGCTCACCGCCACTGCAACCAACCTGTTGCTCTTCACCAACTACGATGGTGATCCCGAGGTGGCTGCAGCCGGTGCTGGCCGCGGCGGCTCGTCGTCGGTGGGCTTCGACTACTGCGGTGTTCCTGCAACGTCGAGCTTCGCCTTTGGCGTGAACCTCACTTTCTAA
- a CDS encoding SusD/RagB family nutrient-binding outer membrane lipoprotein → MKLLKSIILCGLGAAALSLTSCNDWLNINTDPENPSAEIAEYYQRLAHIEFYTNDANQFAAWRSSMACGDWTRYVNGGTYYNMSIWLPGTAINTTPYQWWFVGAYANVPDMYDKAMAAGNYQYAGVAKVIKAYGMMLMTDLYGEMPYTEAGGINAMPKYDTGKTIFMGCINDIDEAIDLLNKGLNQSATLPKLSEGDWWNGGDVNKWIKLAHLLKARWLNHLIKKGEGSYKDGKWDPTAILAELDQAMQSNADNTVINHTDANGSTHDVLGWDEPVDYSPLFSVCGMNAGYMVTKMLYDNLTNFAGYGVEDPRADHIIPWAYSHKSANSPAEIKWDGNWRRSLGVDMQSGIQAAGGPLRAIYGANKDYAHSGDHWWVPSTSEARWGDTVYVEETSSSKGYHANKDLFFRAKKNDDNSRESGTFYTRVSAPTYVGTYAECCFIKAEVLFRQGNAAAAYTAYKEGAKASIELMNSKLNAWVAEDNSLGKCPSFAPMSQEAIDNFLNNGLGTASDLTLGKIMTQKRIALLFSMEVWNDMRRYDYDSNIFLGWAIPAQHALSAAALKAIPEGKQFRRWMQCSHERDYNADNLQAIGSEVPGANMDPKVKLWNAADDVWTIPVWWDSDQQ, encoded by the coding sequence ATGAAACTATTGAAATCAATCATATTGTGTGGGCTTGGGGCAGCAGCATTGTCGCTCACCTCGTGCAACGACTGGCTCAACATCAATACCGACCCTGAGAACCCCTCGGCCGAGATTGCTGAATACTATCAGCGACTGGCTCACATTGAATTTTACACCAACGACGCCAACCAGTTTGCTGCCTGGCGCAGCAGCATGGCATGTGGCGACTGGACCCGCTATGTGAATGGTGGCACCTACTACAACATGTCGATATGGCTGCCTGGTACCGCCATCAACACGACGCCCTACCAGTGGTGGTTTGTGGGCGCCTATGCCAACGTGCCCGACATGTACGACAAGGCTATGGCGGCCGGCAACTACCAGTATGCCGGCGTGGCCAAGGTCATCAAGGCCTATGGCATGATGCTCATGACCGACCTCTATGGCGAGATGCCCTATACCGAGGCGGGAGGCATTAATGCAATGCCGAAATATGACACGGGCAAGACCATCTTTATGGGCTGCATCAACGATATCGACGAGGCCATCGACCTGCTCAACAAGGGCCTCAACCAGTCGGCTACATTGCCCAAGCTCTCTGAAGGCGACTGGTGGAACGGCGGTGATGTGAACAAGTGGATCAAGCTGGCTCACCTGCTCAAGGCCCGCTGGCTCAATCACCTGATCAAGAAGGGCGAGGGTAGCTACAAGGACGGCAAGTGGGATCCCACCGCCATCCTCGCCGAGCTCGACCAGGCCATGCAGAGCAATGCCGACAACACCGTGATCAATCACACCGATGCCAACGGTTCTACCCACGATGTGCTGGGTTGGGACGAGCCCGTCGACTACAGCCCGCTGTTCTCGGTGTGCGGCATGAATGCCGGCTACATGGTGACCAAGATGCTCTACGACAACCTCACCAACTTTGCCGGCTACGGCGTTGAGGATCCCCGTGCCGACCACATCATTCCCTGGGCTTACTCGCACAAGAGCGCCAACAGCCCCGCCGAGATCAAGTGGGACGGCAACTGGCGCCGCTCGCTGGGTGTCGACATGCAAAGCGGCATTCAGGCTGCCGGTGGCCCGCTGCGTGCAATATATGGCGCTAACAAAGATTATGCTCACTCGGGCGACCACTGGTGGGTGCCCTCGACCAGCGAGGCTCGCTGGGGCGATACGGTGTATGTGGAGGAGACAAGCAGCTCCAAGGGCTATCATGCCAACAAGGACCTCTTCTTCCGCGCTAAGAAAAACGACGACAACTCGCGCGAGTCGGGCACCTTCTACACCCGCGTGAGTGCTCCCACCTATGTGGGTACCTATGCCGAGTGCTGCTTCATCAAGGCCGAGGTGCTCTTCCGCCAGGGCAACGCCGCTGCTGCCTACACTGCCTACAAGGAAGGTGCGAAGGCCTCGATCGAGCTCATGAACTCCAAGCTGAATGCGTGGGTGGCCGAAGATAACAGTTTGGGCAAGTGCCCGTCGTTTGCGCCCATGAGCCAGGAGGCTATCGACAACTTCCTCAACAACGGCCTGGGCACTGCCAGCGACCTCACGCTGGGCAAGATCATGACGCAGAAGCGCATCGCCCTGCTCTTCTCGATGGAGGTGTGGAACGACATGCGCCGCTACGACTACGACAGCAACATCTTCCTGGGCTGGGCCATTCCTGCACAGCACGCCCTGAGTGCCGCGGCTTTGAAGGCCATCCCCGAGGGCAAGCAATTCCGCCGCTGGATGCAGTGCTCGCACGAGCGTGACTACAACGCCGATAATCTGCAGGCCATAGGCAGCGAGGTGCCTGGAGCCAACATGGATCCCAAGGTCAAGCTGTGGAATGCTGCCGACGATGTGTGGACTATCCCCGTGTGGTGGGACAGCGACCAGCAATGA
- a CDS encoding SusC/RagA family TonB-linked outer membrane protein, with the protein MKKHCVLLTALFIACGAPVGMNVFPDVGFTAEAQSNKVTGVVKDADGEPLIGVTIKVKGTNKVSVTDINGRYSITAPAGSTLVFSYIGLKPKEVPAAQASTVVMEAGSNQLNEVVVTGEYGMKRVERAVGSSVQNVKAVDIEASGRTDFISALQGRVSGLSVTNSSGAPGASTTVVLRSATSLSGNNQPLYVIDGIPMNNTSFNPTAEFATDDSSTGLSVRSTDFSSRGNDFNPEDIESVTVLKGAAAAALYGSDASNGAIVITTKKGHAGKTTLAYSNQISWSKAYGWPEVQDKYTNGAYNSTNYYYTNHYGAMYDHSVPYYDNAAAVVQTGFMHRHNFSAEGGSEKMSFRAGLSMFDQSGVVKTTSLKRTNVTVAGRVQVAKWLQVEGNAQYVHSSNRKALRGAAGPIALSYKWPNMDDMRNYMALDGSHMRYPQYYTDTDLLNPLFGLYKNLNFDVTDRIISNITANFTPIDHVYVRALFGWDASASTYESGTHPYYRSANQESDDSNNSGSYNIAKYDTYDPSFNVLAGYNNKFFDEKLTFGLQFGYHQQQNGVKRLSSYGSNFKVIDFYSINNCTESTVSSKKRSTKRRVQAVSGQLELGYKQMAYVTFRFRNDWSSTLPANNRSYFYPAVEASFIPTEFKGLNDLGWLSYLKLRGAVARVGKDAPVLSINPELEVTGLYGGGYKYGFTGPNRDLKPEMTTSVEVGAEARFLNDRINADFTWFHTHCADQIVTGFRMSYATGFILNNMNVGTFNTWGWEGHIDADIIRHGDLVWNFGLNASHTTSKVVDLPANLSEYYNAYTWNYGNVRNGIMKGHPITTITGIAYKRNDAGQVLIDPTSGLPMLDDSGKWKVLGDREPKLRFGFSTYVRYKSWRLSALFQGRYHADVYNATMREMMARGLSWESVDMRESGSFIFNGVLKDGKENTATPTVNTIAVDMGHYGSTTYAGNNEDWIEHKINYLRCQELRLAYVVPQKWLKQVTRNTMNSCTLYVSANDLFTITNYTGIDVAGNTMSAAAGGTGGEGYDYWSLPSPRTYSVGLSVTF; encoded by the coding sequence ATGAAAAAACATTGTGTCTTGCTCACTGCGCTATTCATCGCATGTGGTGCCCCCGTGGGGATGAATGTGTTTCCCGACGTGGGCTTCACAGCCGAAGCGCAAAGCAACAAAGTGACAGGTGTTGTGAAAGACGCCGATGGTGAGCCGCTCATAGGTGTCACAATCAAGGTGAAGGGTACCAACAAGGTGAGTGTCACCGACATCAACGGTCGTTACTCGATAACAGCGCCTGCTGGCAGCACCCTGGTATTTTCCTATATAGGTCTTAAGCCCAAGGAAGTGCCTGCTGCCCAAGCCAGCACTGTGGTGATGGAAGCCGGCAGCAACCAGCTCAACGAGGTGGTGGTGACGGGCGAGTATGGCATGAAACGCGTGGAGCGGGCTGTGGGCTCGTCGGTGCAAAACGTGAAGGCTGTCGACATCGAGGCCTCGGGCCGCACCGACTTTATCTCGGCCTTGCAAGGCCGTGTGTCGGGCTTGAGCGTGACCAACTCGTCGGGAGCCCCGGGCGCATCGACCACGGTGGTGCTGCGCAGTGCCACATCGCTCTCGGGCAACAACCAGCCGCTCTATGTGATCGACGGTATCCCGATGAACAACACCTCGTTTAACCCCACTGCCGAGTTTGCCACCGACGACTCGTCGACAGGCCTGAGTGTGCGCTCGACCGACTTCTCGTCGCGCGGCAACGACTTCAATCCCGAGGACATCGAGAGTGTGACGGTGCTCAAGGGTGCCGCCGCCGCGGCCCTCTATGGCAGCGATGCCTCCAACGGCGCCATCGTGATCACCACCAAGAAGGGCCATGCCGGCAAGACCACGCTGGCCTACAGCAACCAGATATCGTGGTCGAAGGCCTATGGCTGGCCCGAGGTGCAGGACAAGTACACCAACGGTGCCTACAACTCGACCAACTACTACTACACCAACCACTACGGCGCCATGTATGATCACAGCGTGCCCTACTACGACAACGCTGCGGCAGTGGTGCAGACGGGTTTCATGCACCGTCACAACTTCAGCGCCGAGGGTGGCTCGGAGAAGATGAGCTTCCGCGCCGGCCTGTCGATGTTTGACCAGAGCGGTGTGGTCAAGACCACGTCGCTCAAGCGCACCAACGTGACCGTTGCCGGCCGTGTGCAGGTGGCCAAGTGGCTGCAGGTAGAGGGCAATGCCCAATATGTGCACTCGAGCAACCGCAAGGCCCTGCGCGGCGCCGCCGGCCCCATTGCCTTGAGCTACAAGTGGCCCAACATGGACGACATGCGCAACTACATGGCCCTCGACGGCAGCCACATGCGCTATCCCCAGTATTACACCGACACCGACCTGCTCAACCCGCTTTTCGGCCTGTACAAGAACCTGAACTTCGACGTGACCGACCGCATCATTTCCAACATTACGGCCAATTTCACCCCCATCGATCACGTGTATGTGCGTGCGCTCTTTGGCTGGGACGCCTCGGCCTCGACCTATGAGAGCGGCACTCACCCCTACTACCGCTCGGCCAATCAGGAGAGCGACGACTCCAACAACTCGGGTAGCTACAACATAGCCAAGTATGACACCTACGACCCGTCGTTCAACGTGCTGGCCGGCTACAACAACAAGTTCTTCGACGAGAAGCTCACCTTCGGTCTGCAATTTGGCTACCACCAGCAGCAGAACGGCGTGAAGCGCCTGTCGTCGTACGGGTCCAATTTCAAGGTCATCGATTTCTACTCGATCAACAACTGCACCGAGTCGACGGTATCCTCCAAGAAGCGCTCCACCAAGCGCCGCGTCCAGGCCGTGTCGGGGCAGCTCGAGCTGGGATACAAGCAGATGGCCTATGTCACCTTCCGCTTCCGCAACGACTGGTCGTCGACGCTGCCAGCCAACAACCGCAGCTACTTCTACCCGGCAGTCGAGGCCTCGTTTATCCCCACCGAGTTCAAGGGGCTCAACGACCTGGGGTGGCTGAGCTACTTGAAGCTGCGCGGCGCCGTGGCCCGCGTGGGCAAGGACGCCCCTGTGCTCAGCATCAATCCCGAGCTTGAGGTCACCGGCCTCTATGGCGGTGGCTACAAGTACGGCTTCACTGGTCCCAACCGCGACCTCAAGCCCGAGATGACAACCAGTGTCGAGGTGGGCGCCGAGGCCCGTTTCCTGAACGACCGCATCAATGCCGACTTCACGTGGTTCCACACCCACTGCGCCGATCAGATTGTGACCGGCTTCCGCATGAGCTATGCCACCGGCTTTATTCTCAACAACATGAATGTGGGCACTTTCAACACCTGGGGCTGGGAAGGCCACATCGACGCCGACATCATCAGGCACGGCGACCTGGTATGGAACTTCGGGCTCAATGCCTCCCACACCACGTCGAAGGTGGTCGACCTGCCTGCCAACCTGAGCGAGTACTACAATGCCTACACGTGGAACTATGGCAACGTGCGCAACGGCATCATGAAGGGGCACCCCATCACCACCATCACCGGTATTGCCTACAAGCGCAACGATGCCGGCCAGGTGCTCATCGATCCCACCTCGGGACTGCCCATGCTCGACGACAGCGGCAAGTGGAAAGTGCTGGGCGACCGCGAGCCCAAGCTGCGCTTTGGCTTCAGCACCTATGTGCGCTACAAGAGCTGGCGCTTGAGCGCCCTGTTCCAGGGTCGCTACCATGCCGATGTGTACAATGCCACCATGCGCGAGATGATGGCCCGCGGCTTGAGCTGGGAGAGCGTCGACATGCGCGAGAGCGGCTCGTTTATCTTCAACGGCGTGCTCAAGGACGGCAAGGAGAACACCGCCACGCCCACGGTCAACACCATCGCTGTCGACATGGGTCACTATGGTTCCACCACCTATGCCGGCAACAACGAGGACTGGATCGAGCACAAGATCAACTACCTGCGCTGCCAGGAGCTGCGTCTGGCCTATGTGGTGCCGCAGAAGTGGCTCAAGCAGGTGACCCGCAACACGATGAATAGCTGCACGCTCTATGTCTCGGCCAACGACCTGTTTACCATCACCAACTATACTGGCATCGATGTGGCTGGCAACACCATGAGTGCGGCAGCCGGCGGCACCGGCGGCGAGGGCTACGACTACTGGTCGCTGCCCAGCCCGCGCACCTACTCGGTGGGCCTGTCGGTTACATTCTAA